One window of Canis lupus baileyi chromosome 21, mCanLup2.hap1, whole genome shotgun sequence genomic DNA carries:
- the NPAS4 gene encoding neuronal PAS domain-containing protein 4, with protein sequence MYRSTKGASKARRDQINAEIRNLKELLPLAEADKVRLSYLHIMSLACIYTRKGVFFAGGTPLAGPTGLLSSQELEDIVAALPGFLLVFTAEGKLLYLSESVSEHLGHSMVDLVAQGDSIYDIIDPADHLTVRQQLTLPSALDTDRLFRCRFNTSKSLRRQSAGNKLVLIRGRFHAHPPGAYWAGNPVFTAFCAPLEPRPRPGPGPGPASLFLAMFQSRHAKDLALLDISESVLIYLGFERSELLCKSWYGLLHPEDLAHASAQHYRLLAESGDIQAEMVVRLQAKPGGWAWIYCLLYSEGPEGPITANNYPISDTEAWSLRQQLNSENTQAAYVLGTPTMLPSFPENILSQEHCSSPNPLFTPALGATRSTNFPSAPELGAASTSEELPQSQKELGFSYLAFPSGSEPSLQAELSKDLVCTPPYTPHQPGGCAFLFSLHEPFQTHLSTPSSSLQEQLTPSTATFSDQLTPSSATFPDPLTSPLQGQLTETSARSYEDQLTPCTSTFPDQLLPSTATFPEALGSPAHEQLTPPSTAFQAHLNSPSQTFPEQLSPNPTKTYFTQEGCSFLYEKLPPSPSSPGNGDCTLLALAQLRGPLSVDVPLVPEGLLTPEASPVKQSFFHYSEKEQNEIDRLIQQISQLAQGMDRPFSAEAGMGGLEPLGGLEPLDSNLSLPGAGPPVLSLDLKPWKCQELDFLADPDNIFLEETPVEDIFMDLSTPDPNGEWSSGDPEAAVPGGASSPCNNLSPEDHSFLEDLATYETAFETGVSAFPYDGFTDELHQLQSQVQDSFHEDGSGGEPTF encoded by the exons GCACTCCTCTGGCGGGCCCCACAGGGCTTCTCTCATCTCAAGAGCTTGAAGACATAGTGGCAGCACTACCTGGATTTCTACTTGTGTTCACAGCTGAGGGCAAGCTGCTATATCTGTCTGAGAGTGTGAGCGAACATCTGGGCCATTCCATG GTGGACCTGGTTGCCCAGGGTGACAGTATCTACGACATCATTGACCCAGCTGACCACCTAACTGTGCGCCAGCAACtcaccctgccctctgccctggacACTG ATCGCCTCTTCCGCTGTCGCTTCAACACCTCCAAGTCCCTCAGGCGCCAGAGTGCAGGCAACAAACTGGTGCTTATTCGAGGCCGATTCCATGCTCATCCACCTGGGGCCTACTGGGCAGGAAACCCTGTTTTCACAGCTTTCTGTGCCCCATTGGAGCCAAGACCTcgtcctggccctggccctggcccggcCTCACTCTTCCTGGCCATGTTCCAGAGCCGTCATGCTAAGGACCTGGCCCTACTGGACATCTCTGAGAG TGTCCTAATCTACCTGGGCTTTGAGCGCAGTGAACTGCTCTGTAAATCATGGTATGGACTTCTGCACCCTGAGGACCTGGCCCACGCTTCTGCTCAACACTACCGCCTGT tGGCTGAGAGTGGAGATATTCAGGCAGAGATGGTCGTGAGACTGCAGGCCAAGCCTGGAGGCTGGGCATGGATTTATTGCCTGTTATACTCAGAAGGTCCAGAGGGCCCCATTACTGCTAATAACTATCCAATCAG tgACACGGAAGCCTGGAGCCTCCGCCAGCAGCTGAACTCTGAGAACACCCAGGCAGCCTATGTCCTGGGCACCCCAACCATGCTGCCCTCATTCCCTGAGAACATCCTCTCCCAAGAGCATTGCTCCAGCCCCAACCCACTCTTCACCCCAGCCCTGGGGGCTACCAGAAGCACCAATTTCCCTAGTGCTCCAGAGCTGGGTGCTGCCTCAACATCAGAAGAGCTACCCCAGTCTCAAAAAGAGCTTGGATTTAGTTACCTGGCATTCCCATCTGGCTCTGAGCCTTCTCTTCAAGCAGAGCTGAGCAAGGATCTTGTGTGCACCCCACCCTACACACCCCACCAGCCAGGAGGCTGTGCCTTCCTCTTTAGCCTCCATGAGCCCTTCCAGACCCACTTGTCTACTCCATCCAGCTCTCTCCAAGAACAGCTGACTCCAAGCACCGCAACCTTTTCTGATCAACTGACGCCCAGCAGTGCAACCTTCCCAGATCCACTGACTAGCCCACTTCAAGGCCAGCTGACCGAAACCTCAGCCAGAAGCTATGAAGATCAATTGACTCCCTGCACTTCTACCTTCCCAGACCAGCTGCTTCCAAGCACTGCCACCTTCCCAGAGGCTCTGGGCAGCCCTGCCCATGAGCAACTGACTCCTCCCAGCACAGCATTCCAAGCACACCTCAACAGCCCCAGCCAAACTTTCCCAGAGCAACTGAGTCCCAATCCCACCAAGACTTACTTCACCCAGGAGGGATGCAGTTTTCTCTATGAGAAGTTGCCCCCAAGTCCTAGCAGCCCTGGTAATGGGGACTGCACGCTCCTGGCCCTAGCCCAGCTGCGGGGCCCCCTCTCTGTGGATGTCCCTCTGGTGCCCGAAGGCCTGCTTACACCTGAGGCCTCTCCAGTCAAGCAGAGTTTCTTCCACTACTCTGAGAAGGAACAGAATGAAATAGACCGCCTCATCCAGCAGATCAGCCAGTTGGCACAGGGCATGGACAGGCCCTTCTCAGCTGAGGCTGGTATGGGCGGGCTGGAGCCACTTGGAGGTCTGGAGCCCCTGGACTCCAACCTGTCCCTGCCAGGGGCTGGTCCCCCTGTGCTCAGCCTGGACCTGAAACCCTGGAAATGCCAGGAGCTGGATTTCCTGGCTGATCCTGATAACATATTCCTGGAAGAGACGCCCGTGGAAGACATCTTCATGGATCTCTCTACTCCAGACCCCAATGGGGAATGGAGTTCAGGGGATCCTGAGGCAGCGGTCCCAGGAGGGGCCTCATCGCCTTGCAACAACCTGTCCCCAGAAGACCACAGCTTCCTGGAGGACCTGGCCACATATGAAACCGCCTTTGAGACAGGTGTCTCAGCATTCCCCTATGATGGGTTTACTGATGAGTTGCATCAACTCCAGAGCCAAGTTCAAGACAGCTTCCATGAAG atgGAAGTGGAGGGGAACCAACGTTTTGA